The DNA window CGATGCACGCGAGCTGAACCGCGGCTTCTTTCTCAACAAGCTGACGGGGCGCCCGCTGGTCAGCCTGAAGCTGGCCACCTCCCTGGACGGGCGGATAGCCCTGGCCTCGGGCGAGAGCAAGTGGATCACGGGCGAGGCCGCGCGGGCGCGTGCCCATCTGCTGCGTGCCAGTCACGATGCCATCCTGGTGGGAGCCGGTACGGCGCTTGTCGACAATCCGCGGCTGGATGTGCGCCTGCCCGGGCTGGAAGTGCGCTCGCCGGTTCGCGTGGTGATGGACCGGCGCTTGCGGTTGCCCCCGGAACATGACCTTGTGGCCCAGGCACGGCGGCGCCCGACATTGCTGTTCACGTCCGCTCGGCATGATGACGGAGCCCTGGCAAGCTATCGCGAGGCCGGTGTTGAGATAGCTGCCTGCACGGCGGCCGAGACTGACGACCGTTTTCCCGAGACTGTGCTGAAAGGCCTGGCGGAACGAGGGTTGACGCGTATCCTGCTTGAGGGCGGCGCCGAGACGGCCACGGCCTTCCTGAAGGCCGGACTGGTGGATCGGCTGGAATGGTTCCGTGCGCCCCTGCTGATTGGTGCGGATGGCCTGCCGGGAACAGGAACGCTGGAGTTGGATAGCCTGGTGCAGGCCCCGGTTTTTCGCCGCGAGGCCCTGGAGCCGTTGGGCGAAGACCTGCTGGAGCGTTACCGGCGCGAGGCGGCCTGATCCTTCCGTTCGGGACAGCTTTTATTCTTGATTCCATTGGACTGCCATCATGTTTACGGGACTAGTGAGTGATCTGGGACAATTGCGAGAGAGTACCGGTAAGGCGGACCGGCGCTTTCGCATTGCCACGTCCTATCCCCTGGACGAGGTGGCTATTGGCGCCTCCATCGCCTGCAACGGCTGTTGTCTGAGTGTGGTGGAGAAGGGGGCGGACTGGTTTGCCGTGGACGTGTCCGGCGAGACTCTGTCGAAGACGACGCTGGGCGACTGGCAGCCAGGGCAGCCGGTGAACCTGGAGCGGGCCCTGCGTTTGGGCGATGAACTGGGCGGTCATCTGGTTTCGGGGCATGTGGATGGTGTGGCTGAGATCCTGGAGGTCCGTCCCGAAGGCGAATCCTTGCGTTTTTCCTTCCGCGCGCCAGAAGAACTGGCGCGCTATATCGCACCCAAGGGGTCCATCACGCTGGATGGAGTCTCTTTGACCGTGAACGAAGTCGAGGGGGCCGTGTTCGGCGTGAACATCATTCCCCATACGGCAGAGGTCACCACCTTCGGCCGCTATGAAACCGGGGACCGGGTTAATCTGGAAATCGACCTTCTGGCGCGCTACGTTGCTCGCCTCATGGCCCAGCAGGACTGAAGAAAGCATGTCGGAATCAAACGTCGAGCCCTGGCGCGTAACCTTTCGTGAACTGGTCTCGCCGATCGAGGAAATCATCGAGGAAGCGCGCAACGGGCGCTTGTTCATCCTGGTGGATGACGAAGATCGTGAAAATGAGGGCGATCTGGTCATTCCGGCACAGATGGCCGGCCCCGAGGCCATCAATTTCATGGCCAAGTACGGGCGCGGTCTGATCTGCCTGTCCCTGACGCGTGAACGCATCGAATCCCTGGGCCTGCCGATGATGTCGCGCAAGAACGAGTCCCGGCACGAGACGGCCTTTACCGTCTCCATCGAGGCCAAGGAGGGCGTGACCACAGGGATCTCCGCTCCGGACCGTGCGCGCACCATCGCGGTGGCCATCGACCCCTCCAGCAGCGCCGAGGATATCGCCACACCTGGTCATGTCTTTCCCTTGCTGGCGCGCGATGGCGGTGTGCTGGAGCGCACGGGGCACACGGAAGCGGCCGTGGATATTGCGCGCCTGGCCGGCCTCAATCCCTCGGGCGTGATCTGCGAGATCATGAACGACGACGGCACCATGGCGCGCCGCGACGACCTGATCGCCTTTGCCCAGACCCACGGCCTGAAGCTGGCCACCATTGCCGACCTGATCGCCTATCGCCGCCGCAACGACCGCCTTGTGGAGAAGGTCCTGACCCAGGACTTCGACAGCCGTCATGGTGGAACCTTTCGCCTGTCGGTCTATCGCAACACCATCACCCAGGCCGAGCATGTGGCCCTGGTGAAGGGGACGATCGACGATGGCGCGCCAGTGCCAGTACGCGTCCACGCGCTTTCGATCCTGGATGACGTTCTGTCCGACCGCTCGCAGGGGCGCGGCGGTGAACTGCAGGAGGCCATGGACATGGTGGGCCAGGAAGGACGTGGCGTGGTTGTCCTGATCCGCGACCCTTCGCCGGTTTCGATCTCGGAACGCCTGAAGAACCGAGACGCGCAGGAAGGCCTCCCCAGCACCGAACTGCGCGATTACGGCGAGGGGGCGCAGATCCTGCTGGACCTGGGCGTGCGGGAAATGGTGCTTCTGCACAACACGCGCCATACCATCGTGGGCCTGGAAGGCTATGGCTTGAAGGTTGTCGGTCAGAATCCCGTGCGTCCGGCGCAATAGGGGCTTGCGTCAAAGGCGCGTATCCCCGATAGCCACGGCTGAAAAGCGCCGGGATCCGAAAAGGGATCGCGAAGCAAGGAAAGAAATGGATCGTACATGAGTGAATCCCCGCGTGTCCTCGTCGTCGAGGCCCGTTTCTACGAAGATATTGCCGATGAGCTCTATAGCGGCGCGCAGGAAGCCCTGGAGGCTGCTGGCGCCGAGGTTGAGCGGATGACGGTTCCGGGTGCCTTCGAAATCCCCTCGGCCATTGCCATGGCAGTCGAGGCGGGCCGACGCGATGCCACACGCGTCTATGACGGCTATGTGGCGCTGGGCTGCGTGATCCGGGGCGAGACGAGCCATTACGACTATGTCTGCGCGGAAAGTGCTCGCGGACTGCGCGATCTGGGCTCCCGGCTGTGTGTGCCGCTCGGCTATGGCATACTGACCGTGGAGACCATGGACCAGGCCTGGGCGCGGGCCGAGCGGAAACGCAAGAACAAAGGGGCCGATGCGGCCCAGGCCTGTCTGCGCATGATCGAGATTTCGCGCAGTTTTGGCCTGACAGCACGATGAGTGACAGATTTCCGGGAAAGAGTGCAAGCAACGTGAGCGAGCCAGATAACGAGGGAGGCGACAGTCGCAAACCGCAGGTGTACAAGAGCGTGCGCAAGCGGCGTGCCGCGCGCCTGGCGGCGGTCCAGGCGCTTTACCAGATCGAGATGAACAAGGCATCGCCGGAAGCGGTTATCCTCGAGTTCCTGAAGTACCGCACCGACGAGGAGATCGAGGGCTATTCCCTGGGCGAGGTGGACCAGCAGCTCTTCACGGAACTGGTGCGCGGTGTGCATCGCGAGGGCAGTGACCTGGACGACATGCTGTCGGCCGTCATTTCGGAAGGCTGGCAGGTGGAACGGCTGGAATTCCTGTTGCGCCTGATTCTGAGGGCAGGCGCCTACGAGATCGGGCACAGGACGGACTTCCCGGCCAAGGCGGCGATCAACGAGTATGTCGATCTGGCCCATGATTTCTTCAACGACAAGGAACCTTCCATGGTCAATGGCATGCTGGACCAGATTGCCCGCAGCCTGAGGACCGAGGAGTTCGAGGCCAACTGATCCACCGGGCAGGTTACGAAAGGGCGGGACCATGGTGGCGGAATTCGAACTGATCGCACGCTACTTCGCGCCCCTGGCCGCGGCCGAGCCGGGTGCCTTCGGGCTTCAGAACGATGCTGCGGTGCTGGACATCGCCAGCGGTCATAGCCTGGTGACGACCCTGGACAGTATGGTTTCGGGTGTTCATTACCTGCCGGACGATCCGCCGGATCAACTGGCGCGCAAGCTGTTGCGCGTCAATCTTTCGGACCTGGCCGCCATGGGCGCGCGTCCGCGCGGCTACCTGCTGTCGCTGGCCATGACAGGCCAGGAGGATGAAGACTGGCTGCAGGCTTTTGCCAAGGGCCTGGAGCAGGACCAGCAGAAATACGACGTGGTCCTGTTGGGCGGGGACACCCTGCGCACACCCGGCCCGCAGACACTGAGCCTGACGGCCCTGGGCGAGGTGCCCAGAGGGCAGGCCCTGCAGCGCACGACAGCACGCAACGGCGACGATATCTACCTGACCGGCACGCTGGGGCAAGCTGCGCTGGGATTGTTCGTGCGTCTGGGACAGGCGTCCGAGAAGCTGCCCGGGCTGAGCGACGCGCAGTTGGAAAGACTGGAGACGGCCTACCGCCTTCCGGACCCGCCTGTGGCCCTGGGTGGGAAGTTGCCGGGGCTGGTCACGGCCTGCCTGGATGTCTCGGATGGACTGCTGGCGGACCTTGGTCACATTGCAGAAGGTTCCGGACTGGGCGCCGACGTCGAGCAGTCCCGGCTTCCGCTCTCGCAAGAAGCGGCGCAGCTGCTGGCGCAGGTGCCGGAGCGACTGCAGGATGTTGTCGGCGGCGGCGACGATTATCAGCTGCTTTTCACCAGTGATCCGGGCCAGCGCGAAGCGTTGGAAGCACTGTCAGTCTCCAGTGGGATTGCGATGACCCGCATTGGCCGCATGAGCGAAGGCGAGGCTGTGCGATTGCTGGACAACCAGGGCCGCGCGATCGCCGTGGGCCATGCCGGCTGGACTCACTTCTGAGGGCGTGTTCTGCCGTTTGGCAGACTGCTGTCTAACTCTTCAGCGTTGTCTCGGCTGCGGCGAGGATAGAGCGCCTGCATCACCAGGCGCCGGGCCGAGGGGCGTCCTGTCTGCCAATCCATCGGACGGCAGGCTTCGACCGCTGCCAGGCCCAGGCGGGCGGTGAAGAGCCCATTCACCAGGGCGGTGCCGGCCTTGCCCGAGAGACGCGCCGTGACACCGGCCCCAACCAGGTCGCCGAGCGTTTCGTCCGCAGCTTCCAGGGTTCCTGCGGCCACCACGTCCAGGAAGGCGATGCGCAGCAGCCGCAAGCTGACCAAGCCGCCCGGCCGCCCACCATAGAGCCGGGCCAGGCGTGCCACCATGCGCAGGTCGATGATGGCGGTTGCCAGCATGTCGAAGATGGCGAAGGGACTCAGCATGTTGATGAAGCCGCTGCGCCGGGTGGCGGCGGTTATGATGGCCGTGGCGCGCTGGTCCAGCTGTCCCAGGACATCCCGTTCGAAGGCCTCCAGTTTTTCCCGATCGTCCGTCAAGTCGCCTTCCCGTTCGCGCCAGGAGGCGACGGCCCACTCGCTGACCGGGCGATGACAATAGAGCTGTAGCAGGGAGTCCAGCAGGCTGCGGGCTTCGCTGGCATCCTGGCGGGCTGTGTGACTGCGGGCCTGCAGATGGGTCAGGCGTTTGAGTCGAAGCAGGGCGCCCAGTTCGCGCAATCCCAGAAGCAGACTGCCCAGCAGCAGCAGACCGCAACCCACCAGCAAGGCCCAGTGGTACCAGGATTCGCTGCCCAGGATGGCAGAGACCAGGGCGTCGAGTGCCATGCCAAAGCCCGTGGCGACCAATAGGCCCAGTCCAGCCAGGAGCAGCCGTCCGGCCAGGGATCGATGCCCCAGGGGATGTCTGAAGCTTTCCGCCAAGCGTTCGTTTTCCGGCAGGGACTGCATGCCCGTCAGGCCGCGTGTGTCCGGGTGTGCCTCCGGCGCCATGGAACCGGATGCTTTGGTCTCGTTCAGCGGGCGTGTTTCGGGGCTGCTGGGATCGCTCATATCAGGCGGTCCCCGATCAGGTATTGCAGGGCGCGATCCAGGCGGATGTGAGGCCAGGCCTGACCGCCGGACAGACCGGTTGGCGGCTGGAAGGTCAGGACCTCGAAAGCGTCCGAGGGAACGCCCTCAAGCGAAAGCTGGCCCGGGTAATGGGCGACCTCCTGCTGGCCATCGATGGGGATGCCGGCGACATAGCGCCGGTTCGGGCTTTCGGGCTGCGTGACTTCGCGCGTCGCACGCAGGGCGGCCAGCGTCATGGTCTCCGTTTCAGCTCCGCGAAAGCGTGTCTGCCTCAGGCTGCCCGCCAGGCTGCGGGCAAGCAGGCCTTCCAGTATCTCGTGCTGGTCTCCGGGAATGTGGTCCACCTTGCTGCAGGCGAAGAGTACACGATCGACACCGGGGCGCAGCCTGCGTGGCAACCAGCTGCGGCCGATGCGCAGGGCTTCCTGCAGGCTCTGCATCTCGTGATCCAGGGCTTTCAGGCCTTCGCTGCCACGGGACAGGTGTGCCAGCAGGTCAACCAGAACAAGCTGGCGATCCAGGCGCATGAAGTGCCGGCGATGAAAGGGGCGCACGATGCCGTCGCGATAGCTGGCAAAGCGCTGTTCCATCAGCTCGCGCAGACTGTGATCCTGGCTGCGCGCGCGCCGCCGCCAGGCGGTGTCGTATTTGGCAGGTGGCAGGGGCGTGAATGTCAGGACCGGTGCGCCTTCAAGCTCTCCGGGCAGGAGGAAACGCCCCGGGTGCAACAGCAGGGCCCGGGATTCCTGTTCCTGTCGCTGGCGAAGATAGGACCGGAAGGCCTCGGCTGCCTGCATTGCCTTCTGCTCGGAATCCGCATCGGGGAGGTCGGGGTCAAGATCGGCCAGAATTTCCCGGAAGTCCCGCGCGGCGGCTTCGTGTTGGGGCTGCTGCATCTCCTCGAGCACGGCACTGGACCAGGTGGCATGGTCATGGCCCAGCAATGCCAGGTCCATCAGCCACTCCCCGGGATAGTCGAAGAGATCCAGGTGCAGGACGCCATCGCTCAGGCGGCCATGGAGGCCCGTCGGGCGGTAGCGGATGGACAGGCGCAGTTCGGATTGCCGGCGTGTGCCCGGCGGCCACTTCGTACTTTGTGTCAGCTGGGCCAGGTTGTCCTCGAAGGGAAAGCGCGGCAGGTGCTGGTTGGGCTGCGGGCGCAGCACGGCCGCATGATAGCGGCCTTCCTGTACGGCCGCTAAGGCCTGGAGACGTTCGGGGTGCAGCAGGGCCTGGACCAGTGCGGTCAGCAGGACCGTCTTGCCAGAGGAGGAGAGACCTGTGATGCCCAGGCGCAGGCGCCGTTCCAGCAAGCCGCGTCCCGCATCCGTGACGGTATCGATCCAGTCATGCACCACGTTCGTGTTCAGTCCTGTCGCCTGCGGTCCGGGATGGAACGGCGCAATGGGATAGCCGAGGTCTAGACAAGCTTGAAGAAAGCCGCAGGCAACTTCAAGCGCCTGGCCATGGGTGAGGCATCAATTCCGAGCTTCGCCATGCGGGCTGAAGGTGCGGCCGAGCAGTTCCCCTACATCGGCATTCGACTGTGCGCGTACGGAATCATCACGTCCCATCAGGTAGCCGTCACTGTCGCTGCAGAGGCCCAGGATGGCCTTGCGCATGAAGGGGCCGTCCATGGCCAGGCCGATGAAACCTTCTCGGGCATTGCCTTGCTCGTCCACGCGGAATTCGCAGGGTGCGAGATTGCGGCCGATGCGCCGCGGGCCGGGGCGGGAGCCATCCCACTGGTGATAGGCACCCTCGTAAACCACGACTTCGCTTGGTGAGCCGCCCTCCTCGAGGTCCTGGGCGATTTCGCGACAGCGCTGTGGATCAGTGATCTCGTCCTCGGCGCCCAGCAGCATCAGGACAGGAGCGCCGGTGGCTTCGTTGCGGTCGAAGCGGGCAATGCAGGGCCCGTAGAAAGAGACATGGGCGGCGAAGCGCTGGCCTTCGGTGGCCAGCATCTCCGCAACCTGTTCGTAGGCGGCGAAGACCGTGGCCATGCCGCCATAGGAAAAGCCCATCAGGGCCACCTTGCTGCCGTCCACATCGGACCGCTCGTCAAGATGCTTCAGGGTGGCGTAGGCATCTGCCAGCATCATGGTTTCGGTGATGTTCAAGAGCCGGTCGATGAAGCCTGTGGCCATCTCACGTCGGGGGCTGAAGGCATCCACGACTGCCGCCGCGATCCCCATCTCGGCAAACTGCTGGGCGTAAAGGCGCTCTCGCGAGCCGATGACTCCGGCCGCGCCATGAAGCAGGACCACGGCCGGCACGGGATTGTCCGCCGAGGCTTCCTTGGGAATATAGAGATCGACCGTGATCTCGGTTTCGGGGTTCGCGTTCGATCCCTTGCCAACATCCGACAGCATGAAAGGGCTTCTGGAAGTGACGCTCACCTCTTCATGGCTGTTGCCGACAGCTTCGCGTGCGGGCCAGTCCTCCTGCAGCTGCTTGAAGTGCATGGCC is part of the Fodinicurvata sediminis DSM 21159 genome and encodes:
- a CDS encoding dienelactone hydrolase family protein, encoding MMRRFWPMLPVLLAGLLLPVAASAMHFKQLQEDWPAREAVGNSHEEVSVTSRSPFMLSDVGKGSNANPETEITVDLYIPKEASADNPVPAVVLLHGAAGVIGSRERLYAQQFAEMGIAAAVVDAFSPRREMATGFIDRLLNITETMMLADAYATLKHLDERSDVDGSKVALMGFSYGGMATVFAAYEQVAEMLATEGQRFAAHVSFYGPCIARFDRNEATGAPVLMLLGAEDEITDPQRCREIAQDLEEGGSPSEVVVYEGAYHQWDGSRPGPRRIGRNLAPCEFRVDEQGNAREGFIGLAMDGPFMRKAILGLCSDSDGYLMGRDDSVRAQSNADVGELLGRTFSPHGEARN
- the nusB gene encoding transcription antitermination factor NusB; translation: MSEPDNEGGDSRKPQVYKSVRKRRAARLAAVQALYQIEMNKASPEAVILEFLKYRTDEEIEGYSLGEVDQQLFTELVRGVHREGSDLDDMLSAVISEGWQVERLEFLLRLILRAGAYEIGHRTDFPAKAAINEYVDLAHDFFNDKEPSMVNGMLDQIARSLRTEEFEAN
- the ribB gene encoding 3,4-dihydroxy-2-butanone-4-phosphate synthase, whose amino-acid sequence is MSESNVEPWRVTFRELVSPIEEIIEEARNGRLFILVDDEDRENEGDLVIPAQMAGPEAINFMAKYGRGLICLSLTRERIESLGLPMMSRKNESRHETAFTVSIEAKEGVTTGISAPDRARTIAVAIDPSSSAEDIATPGHVFPLLARDGGVLERTGHTEAAVDIARLAGLNPSGVICEIMNDDGTMARRDDLIAFAQTHGLKLATIADLIAYRRRNDRLVEKVLTQDFDSRHGGTFRLSVYRNTITQAEHVALVKGTIDDGAPVPVRVHALSILDDVLSDRSQGRGGELQEAMDMVGQEGRGVVVLIRDPSPVSISERLKNRDAQEGLPSTELRDYGEGAQILLDLGVREMVLLHNTRHTIVGLEGYGLKVVGQNPVRPAQ
- a CDS encoding riboflavin synthase, whose product is MFTGLVSDLGQLRESTGKADRRFRIATSYPLDEVAIGASIACNGCCLSVVEKGADWFAVDVSGETLSKTTLGDWQPGQPVNLERALRLGDELGGHLVSGHVDGVAEILEVRPEGESLRFSFRAPEELARYIAPKGSITLDGVSLTVNEVEGAVFGVNIIPHTAEVTTFGRYETGDRVNLEIDLLARYVARLMAQQD
- a CDS encoding TIGR01620 family protein; amino-acid sequence: MSDPSSPETRPLNETKASGSMAPEAHPDTRGLTGMQSLPENERLAESFRHPLGHRSLAGRLLLAGLGLLVATGFGMALDALVSAILGSESWYHWALLVGCGLLLLGSLLLGLRELGALLRLKRLTHLQARSHTARQDASEARSLLDSLLQLYCHRPVSEWAVASWREREGDLTDDREKLEAFERDVLGQLDQRATAIITAATRRSGFINMLSPFAIFDMLATAIIDLRMVARLARLYGGRPGGLVSLRLLRIAFLDVVAAGTLEAADETLGDLVGAGVTARLSGKAGTALVNGLFTARLGLAAVEACRPMDWQTGRPSARRLVMQALYPRRSRDNAEELDSSLPNGRTRPQK
- the thiL gene encoding thiamine-phosphate kinase, translating into MVAEFELIARYFAPLAAAEPGAFGLQNDAAVLDIASGHSLVTTLDSMVSGVHYLPDDPPDQLARKLLRVNLSDLAAMGARPRGYLLSLAMTGQEDEDWLQAFAKGLEQDQQKYDVVLLGGDTLRTPGPQTLSLTALGEVPRGQALQRTTARNGDDIYLTGTLGQAALGLFVRLGQASEKLPGLSDAQLERLETAYRLPDPPVALGGKLPGLVTACLDVSDGLLADLGHIAEGSGLGADVEQSRLPLSQEAAQLLAQVPERLQDVVGGGDDYQLLFTSDPGQREALEALSVSSGIAMTRIGRMSEGEAVRLLDNQGRAIAVGHAGWTHF
- the ribD gene encoding bifunctional diaminohydroxyphosphoribosylaminopyrimidine deaminase/5-amino-6-(5-phosphoribosylamino)uracil reductase RibD, with the translated sequence MATAISEDRLWMMAALALARRGLGQVSPNPAVGCVIVAEGRALGRGWTQPGGRPHAETEALRRAGPAAHGATAYISLEPCSHHGKTPPCTDALIESGIKRCVISCEDPDPRVSGRGIAALRQAGIDVEVGLCADDARELNRGFFLNKLTGRPLVSLKLATSLDGRIALASGESKWITGEAARARAHLLRASHDAILVGAGTALVDNPRLDVRLPGLEVRSPVRVVMDRRLRLPPEHDLVAQARRRPTLLFTSARHDDGALASYREAGVEIAACTAAETDDRFPETVLKGLAERGLTRILLEGGAETATAFLKAGLVDRLEWFRAPLLIGADGLPGTGTLELDSLVQAPVFRREALEPLGEDLLERYRREAA
- a CDS encoding YcjX family protein, giving the protein MVHDWIDTVTDAGRGLLERRLRLGITGLSSSGKTVLLTALVQALLHPERLQALAAVQEGRYHAAVLRPQPNQHLPRFPFEDNLAQLTQSTKWPPGTRRQSELRLSIRYRPTGLHGRLSDGVLHLDLFDYPGEWLMDLALLGHDHATWSSAVLEEMQQPQHEAAARDFREILADLDPDLPDADSEQKAMQAAEAFRSYLRQRQEQESRALLLHPGRFLLPGELEGAPVLTFTPLPPAKYDTAWRRRARSQDHSLRELMEQRFASYRDGIVRPFHRRHFMRLDRQLVLVDLLAHLSRGSEGLKALDHEMQSLQEALRIGRSWLPRRLRPGVDRVLFACSKVDHIPGDQHEILEGLLARSLAGSLRQTRFRGAETETMTLAALRATREVTQPESPNRRYVAGIPIDGQQEVAHYPGQLSLEGVPSDAFEVLTFQPPTGLSGGQAWPHIRLDRALQYLIGDRLI